One genomic segment of Hordeum vulgare subsp. vulgare chromosome 2H, MorexV3_pseudomolecules_assembly, whole genome shotgun sequence includes these proteins:
- the LOC123426643 gene encoding uncharacterized protein LOC123426643, which produces MLHLHSLRPLLRSLLALLPWWRWPPTEVEMAAGGEVVQTPDSASPTVPSARVSIWELVRACGVWGREVNKADLQRRVVMPLCAHRAVAAAVAEKDEAAGVVVAAAAREEKVEEAEEDGRAKSITAAHRPQPQIESISARSLRPPRQQTAAMPHACARPPPSEQGPSASPSSALAADSSIAALIGGEVVTPMVVFVHSKSGGRHGPELKVRLHELISKEQVTTCTHQVAR; this is translated from the coding sequence atgttacacttgcACAGCCTTCGGCCCCTGCTgcgctccctgctggccctcctCCCGTGGTGGAGATGGCCGCCGACGGAGGTGGAGATGGCCGCTGGTGGCGAGGTCGTCCAAACGCCCGACTCGGCGTCGCCGACGGTGCCATCGGCGAGGGTGTCGATCTGGGAGTTGGTGCGCGCGTGCGGGGTGTGGGGCCGGGAGGTCAACAAGGCCGACCTACAGCGCCGCGTCGTCATGCCGCTCTGCGCACACCGGGCCGTGGCCGCCGCGGTCGCCGAGAAGGACGAGGCCGCAGGCGTGGTCGTCGCGGCCGCTGCCagggaggagaaggtggaggaggcggaggaAGATGGGCGAGCGAAATCCATCACGGCAGCTCACCGCCCGCAACCGCAGATCGAATCAATCAGCGCACGGTCTCTCCGCCCACCACGCCAGCAAACCGCCGCAATGCCGCACGCCTGCGCCCGACCGCCGCCGTCGGAGCAGGGCCCAAGcgcctccccctcctccgccCTGGCGGCAGACTCCTCCATCGCGGCCCTCATCGGCGGCGAGGTGGTGACGCCGATGGTCGTGTTCGTCCACTCCAAGAGCGGCGGCCGCCACGGGCCCGAGCTCAAAGTGCGGCTCCACGAGCTCATCAGCAAGGAGCAGGTGACGACCTGCACGCACCAAGTAGCTCGGTAG